The following coding sequences are from one Lolium rigidum isolate FL_2022 chromosome 6, APGP_CSIRO_Lrig_0.1, whole genome shotgun sequence window:
- the LOC124663454 gene encoding peroxidase 40-like, producing MELATVALAFLLSALAAAADATPVNKSCVTGDAGASVSIGYGGAGASAGVSLGGDAYLSNCPLAEEIVRAAVENAVAADPRMAASLLRLHFHDCFVNGCDGSVLLDDTPFFIGEKTAGPNANSLRGFEVIDAIKAELEQLCPETVSCADVLAIAARDSVVASGGPSWQVELGRKDSRTASLQAANSNLPAPTSGVATLVQKFTDVGLSAKDMVALSGAHTIGKARCTTFSARIASVGVSAGSAAKDMGFLQSLQQLCAGSAGSALAHLDLATPATFDNQYYINLLSGEGLLPSDQALASPAGGEDIAALVADYAFDASLFFDDFAASMLRMGRLAPSGGRAAGEVRRNCRVVN from the exons ATGGAGCTCGCCACGGTGGCCCTTGCCTTCCTGCTCTCGGCActtgccgctgccgccgacgcCACGCCCGTCAACAAGTCCTGCGTCACCGGCGACGCCGGCGCCTCCGTGAGCATCGGATACGGCGGGGCCGGTGCCAGCGCTGGCGTGTCCCTCGGTGGCGACGCGTACCTGTCTAACTGCCCCCTCGCTGAGGAGATCGTCCGCGCGGCCGTCGAGAATGCCGTCGCCGCCGACCCCCGCatggccgcctccctcctccgcctccacttccacgactgcttcgtcaAC GGTTGCGACGGCTCCGTGCTCCTGGACGACACGCCCTTCTTCATCGGCGAAAAGACAGCGGGACCGAACGCCAACTCGCTGAGGGGGTTCGAggtgatcgacgccatcaaggccgaGCTCGAGCAGCTGTGCCCAGAGACCGTCTCCTGCGCCGACGTCCTCGCCATCGCCGCGCGCGACTCCGTCGTGGCC TCCGGTGGGCCGAGCTGGCAGGTGGAGCTTGGCAGGAAGGACAGCCGCACGGCCAGCCTCCAGGCCGCCAACAGCAACCTCCCTGCACCGACCTCCGGCGTCGCCACGCTCGTGCAGAAGTTCACCGACGTTGGCCTCTCCGCCAAAGACATGGTCGCCCTCTCCG GCGCGCACACCATCGGGAAAGCCCGGTGCACGACGTTCAGCGCGCGCATCGCAAGCGTCGGCGTCTCGGCCGGGTCCGCCGCCAAGGACATGGGCTTCCTGCAGTCGCTGCAGCAGCTGTGCGCGGGGTCGGCAGGGTCGGCGCTGGCGCACCTGgacctggccacgccggccaccTTCGACAACCAGTACTACATCAATCTGCTCTCCGGCGAGGGCCTGCTGCCGTCCGACCAGGCGCTGGCCTCGCCCGCCGGCGGAGAGGACATCGCGGCGCTCGTTGCCGACTACGCGTTCGACGCGTCGCTCTTCTTCGACGACTTCGCGGCTTCCATGCTGAGAATGGGGAGGCTGGCGCCGAGCggaggccgcgccgccggcgaggTCCGCCGCAACTGCCGTGTGGTGAACTAG
- the LOC124661848 gene encoding serine/threonine-protein kinase STY13-like — translation MRFPSAGGGGSGDAGFVRADQIDLKSLDEQLERHLSRQERGGAASSQPGSRRGESPRLVEPLPPPPQQQQRRRREDWEVDPAKLVIKGVIARGTFGTVHRGVYDGQDVAVKLLDWGEDGHRSEQEITALRSAFAQEVAVWHKLDHPNVTKFIGAIMGARDLNVQTEHGHLGMPSNICCVVVEYLAGGALKNFLIKNRRRKLAFKVVVQLALDLARGLSYLHSEKIVHRDVKTENMLLDKTRTVKIADFGVARVEASNPSDMTGETGTLGYMAPEVLNGHPYNRKCDVYSYGICLWEIYCCDMPYPDLSFSEVTSAVVRQNLRPEIPRCCPSALANVMKRCWDANPDKRPEMAEVVSMIEAIDTSKGGGMIPVDHSQGCFTCFRQYRGP, via the exons ATGAGGTTCCCCAGCGCGGGTGGCGGCGGGAGCGGGGACGCGGGGTTCGTGCGGGCGGACCAGATCGACCTCAAGAGCCTCGACGAGCAGCTAGAGCGCCACCTCAGCCGCCAGGAGCGAGGCGGGGCAGCCTCTTCCCAGCCCGGGAGCCGCCGCGGCGAGTCCCCGAGGCTGGTGGagccgttgccgccgccgccgcagcagcagcagcggcggcgccgggaggACTGGGAGGTTGACCCCGCCAAGCTCGTCATCAAAGGTGTCATCGCCCGCGGCACCTTCGGCACCGTCCACCGCGGCGTCTACGACGGCCAGGACGTCGCCG TGAAATTGCTTGACTGGGGCGAGGATGGTCATAGATCAGAGCAAGAAATTACTGCACTAAGATCAGCATTCGCACAAGAGGTTGCTGTCTGGCATAAACTTGATCACCCAAACGTTACTAAG TTTATTGGGGCGATAATGGGTGCCAGAGATCTAAATGTACAGACAGAACATGGGCATCTTGGCATGCCGAGCAACATTTGTTGTGTTGTTGTTGAGTACCTTGCTGGTGGTGCACTGAAAAATTTCCTGATAAAGAATAGGAGAAGAAAGCTAGCCTTTAAAGTTGTTGTACAGTTAGCTCTTGACCTTGCTAGGGG ATTAAGTTATCTTCACTCAGAGAAGATAGTGCATCGTGACGTCAAGACTGAAAATATGCTTCTTGACAAGACAAGAACTGTGAAAATCGCTGATTTTGGTGTTGCTCGAGTTGAGGCTTCAAATCCCAGTGATATGACGGGTGAAACAGGCACACTTGGTTACATGGCACCTGAG gTCCTCAATGGCCATCCTTACAACAGGAAATGCGATGTTTATAGCTATGGGATCTGTTTATGGGAGATATACTGCTGCGACATGCCATATCCCGATCTCAGCTTCTCAGAAGTAACTTCTGCTGTTGTCCGACAG AACCTGAGGCCTGAGATACCACGTTGCTGCCCAAGCGCTTTGGCGAACGTGATGAAGCGCTGCTGGGACGCGAACCCTGACAAGCGGCCTGAGATGGCCGAGGTGGTGTCCATGATAGAGGCAATTGACACGTCCAAGGGTGGCGGTATGATCCCAGTAGACCACTCGCAGGGATGTTTCACCTGCTTCCGTCAGTACCGAGGACCCTGA